The following is a genomic window from Carassius auratus strain Wakin chromosome 15, ASM336829v1, whole genome shotgun sequence.
GGGAGATACACCAGTGACTTACCAGTGAATACAGTGGATGATCTGTTCGCGTTGGCTCTAGATGCATGGGCAAAGGCCAGCCCTCTCACCTTCCAGAGGTCATATTCACACCAGGCGGACATCATGGTGGAGTTTGTTGGAAACGGTAAGTTAGCATCCACTTACATGCACTTTCAAATTCGAAGATGATGTTCATTTATTCTGCAATGAACTCCTAGAACATGGCGACTCCTTCCCCTTCGATGGTCCGGATGGCACACTGGCCCATGCTTTTGGCCCAGGGGAAGGCATCGGTGGGGACGTTCATTTTGATGAAGCCGAAGCATGGACGGCTGGGTTCAAAGGTTACTTAAATAAGACATACTCAAATAATATAGGACTACACTTAGTACTAAAAAGAAAATGGTTGACTTGTTTTCTCACTGTTTTTCTTCAGGGTTTAACCTGTATGTGGTAGCTGCACATGAGTTTGGTCATGCTCTTGGTCTGAAGCACTCGCAAAACCCAGATTCAGTGATGTATCCGACgtacaaaaatagaaaaacacaAAACCTGCTCTCCAGTGAAGATATCATGAACATAAACACACTCTATGGTAAAACAAATCATGTTTCACAATCTATAACTGTGAAATGGTGATATTGTGGGAACAGGGGCAGTGTTCAGTTTCCACATTTATATGAGAGATCacatgtctgtgtttgtttctgtccAACAGGGCCAAGGGACAAAAGGCCCTATCCATCTGCAAGATTTAGCTGGAGCTATCCCAGCAGCCCCTGGTACAGTGGTTCATATTTCCCCGCGTCATTCAAGGACACATGTAATTCCAATCTGACTTTTGATGCTGTGACTACTGTGGGAGAAGCCATTTTCTTCTTCAGGGACAAGTGAGTTGATCACATAGAGTGTTAGCTGCCACTTACAATCCATTAGAAAGTAATAAAAAGAAGAGAACATAATAGGAACTTGTAAAACATGAGTATTTAAATCAAAACTCTGATTTCATACTTCGTAATTGCATctttctcacaattgcaattgTTTCTCTCTGTTATGACTATTTCTTGCaattatgcatttatatcttATATATCAATTTATCAATGACAATGGCAATATTTACTTGCTTATATCACATGCGTAATTTTTATCATATAAGGTTATCAAATGTAACTCTATTTGTCCCATTGCAGATACTTGTGGATCAAACACAATAATCAAAATGATATAAAGGAAGGTCCGATCAGCAATTTCATGCCAAAAATTGATTGTCGGATCGACGCTGCTTACTGGGTTCCCCAGCGCTCAGCAGCATATCTGTTCAACGGTAAGGAACAGGTTTGACATCATGTAGTCCTGAATTGCCTTCAATGTGTAGAATAAAACCCATTTTCTGTTCTACATTCAATGCAGGGACAAATTTCTGGACTGTGAAAGGATCCCAGGTAAAAGGCAGAGCGAAAAACATCAGCAGCCTGGGGTTCCCATCATGGGTACAGCAGATAGATGCTGCAGTCCACATTCACAAAACTGTACACACCCTGTTCTTCACCCAACACCAGTACTGGAGGTGAACTATAAAGATGCAAGAGCAGTCTTAATATCACTAATATCAGTCTCAATGAATGAcactgcaaatgtttttttttcttctcataggTATAATGAACACAACAAGACAATGAGTGACTCCAGCCCACGTAACATTTCTGACGACTTCCCAGAAATAAATGGACCCCTGAGTGCAGCAATTTATAAAGATGGTAGGTACCAGTCTGATTGCAATTGGTCTATAATTTAACTAACATGTATTTTCATTCACATAACTTTCATCCGTcactataatttttttcaggttcTCTTCATTTCTTTGTTGGCTCCGA
Proteins encoded in this region:
- the LOC113115532 gene encoding matrilysin-like, which encodes MQVLLCLVCAFGLFGQYHPAPLPLEDDGPVHPTRPAQNDLSVATKYLQKFYSFQADPKGRRRRSRPSFSSKLKDMQSFFGLNRTGTLNPDTLAVMTAPRCGVSDVEDYSHRRGNRWKKNIITYSVGRYTSDLPVNTVDDLFALALDAWAKASPLTFQRSYSHQADIMVEFVGNEHGDSFPFDGPDGTLAHAFGPGEGIGGDVHFDEAEAWTAGFKGFNLYVVAAHEFGHALGLKHSQNPDSVMYPTYKNRKTQNLLSSEDIMNINTLYGPRDKRPYPSARFSWSYPSSPWYSGSYFPASFKDTCNSNLTFDAVTTVGEAIFFFRDKYLWIKHNNQNDIKEGPISNFMPKIDCRIDAAYWVPQRSAAYLFNGTNFWTVKGSQVKGRAKNISSLGFPSWVQQIDAAVHIHKTVHTLFFTQHQYWRYNEHNKTMSDSSPRNISDDFPEINGPLSAAIYKDGSLHFFVGSDVYEYDVKQKEIIGADKTTSWLGC